The following are encoded in a window of Impatiens glandulifera chromosome 5, dImpGla2.1, whole genome shotgun sequence genomic DNA:
- the LOC124938240 gene encoding GATA transcription factor 1-like, producing the protein MDDGAARFMVDDLLDFTLDAGEVDDEIDEDKTQKPFSASSSEPSDDRSLSFPECVEEELEWISNKDAFPSVDTFFNFTSNNHESPISVLENSSNTVVSHSQSQSGGGCYVSPFVFVPVQYPVKARSKRRRRHRRGFPEIPSQYCFGTKIAAPIKVEKLVQQPRSGSSGIGRSCQHCGAEKTPQWRAGPMGPKTLCNACGVRFKSGRLVPEYRPASSPSYSASLHSNSHRKIVEMRRQKQVVVDIGM; encoded by the exons ATGGATGATGGTGCCGCCCGTTTTATGGTAGACGATCTTCTCGACTTCACTTTGGACGCCGGCGAGGTCGACGATGAAATCGATGAAGACAAGACCCAGAAACCCTTTTCCGCTTCTTCTTCCGAGCCTTCCGACGACCGAAGCCTCTCTTTTCCG GAATGTGTGGAGGAAGAACTTGAATGGATATCGAATAAGGATGCCTTTCCTTCGGTTGATACGTTTTTCAACTTCACTTCCAACAATCACGAAAGCCCGATTTCGGTACTCGAGAACAGCAGCAATACGGTTGTTAGCCATAGCCAAAGTCAAAGTGGCGGGGGTTGTTATGTGAGCCCGTTTGTGTTTGTTCCTGTCCAGTATCCAGTTAAGGCTCGTAGTAAGAGGCGTAGGAGACATAGACGTGGATTTCCAGAAATACCATCCCAGTATTGTTTTGGCACCAAAATTGCGGCTCCTATTAAGGTGGAGAAACTGGTTCAGCAGCCCAGGTCGGGTTCTTCGGGCATTGGTCGGAGTTGCCAGCATTGTGGTGCGGAGAAAACCCCTCAATGGAGAGCAGGTCCGATGGGTCCGAAAACTCTGTGCAATGCTTGTGGGGTTAGGTTCAAGTCAGGTAGGTTGGTGCCCGAGTATAGGCCAGCTAGCAGCCCGAGTTATTCGGCGTCGTTGCACTCGAATTCTCATAGGAAGATAGTGGAAATGAGAAGGCAGAAGCAGGTGGTTGTGGATATAGGAATGTAG